In the genome of Rhodospirillales bacterium, one region contains:
- a CDS encoding GNAT family N-acetyltransferase, producing the protein MTITVEERHTDKAALADMVLRALSDWFGIEEATQDDIDAADRLPMLAARRDDKSIGFTSLEIVTPGTINIHAIGVLPDHHGSGAGRALIAATIDRCRQQNVRLLTVKTLSDASDDPFHAGTRQFYTAMGFAPAAEIPDLYDPRNPCLVMARMVDRI; encoded by the coding sequence ATGACGATCACCGTCGAGGAACGCCACACAGACAAGGCCGCGCTGGCCGACATGGTCCTGCGCGCCCTGTCTGACTGGTTCGGCATTGAAGAGGCGACACAGGACGATATCGACGCGGCCGATCGTCTGCCGATGCTGGCGGCCCGCCGTGACGACAAGTCCATCGGCTTCACCAGCCTGGAGATCGTCACGCCCGGCACCATCAATATCCACGCGATCGGCGTGCTGCCCGATCACCACGGAAGCGGTGCTGGCCGTGCGCTGATCGCGGCGACCATTGATCGCTGTCGACAACAGAACGTCAGGCTGCTGACCGTGAAAACCCTGAGCGATGCATCCGACGATCCGTTCCATGCGGGAACGCGCCAGTTCTACACGGCTATGGGCTTTGCACCGGCAGCCGAGATTCCCGACCTCTACGACCCCCGGAATCCCTGCCTGGTGATGGCACGCATGGTCGACCGGATCTGA
- a CDS encoding aminomethyl transferase family protein has product MFRHILAKGETHGLIHASLESMGIRRIEAAIMDNGTDMDAAMTPFDAGLGHFVTLDKETDFIGKAALVQADKGCRFFGVTCPTAAPLADTRIGWQGEAVGRTTSGAWSPYLDCGIAFVCFEKADDWIGRQVTVTLADGSEHEGKIVALPFYDSEKKIPRGLTVANV; this is encoded by the coding sequence ATGTTCCGGCACATCCTGGCCAAGGGCGAAACGCATGGCCTGATCCACGCCAGCCTTGAATCCATGGGCATCCGCCGCATCGAAGCGGCGATCATGGACAACGGCACCGACATGGATGCGGCGATGACGCCGTTCGATGCCGGCCTCGGGCATTTCGTCACGCTCGACAAGGAGACGGATTTCATCGGCAAGGCTGCCCTGGTGCAAGCCGACAAGGGATGCCGTTTCTTCGGCGTGACCTGCCCGACCGCAGCACCCCTGGCCGACACAAGGATCGGTTGGCAAGGTGAAGCCGTCGGACGCACGACATCCGGTGCCTGGTCACCCTATCTGGACTGCGGCATTGCCTTTGTCTGCTTCGAGAAAGCCGACGACTGGATCGGCCGGCAGGTCACGGTAACCTTGGCCGACGGCAGCGAACACGAGGGCAAAATCGTCGCCCTGCCCTTCTACGACAGCGAAAAGAAGATCCCGCGCGGGCTTACCGTCGCCAACGTCTAG
- a CDS encoding glycine--tRNA ligase subunit alpha: protein MSTATGRGLPFQNLILELQAYWARQGCVVLQPYDMEVGAGTFHWATTLRSLGPEPWNVAYVQPSRRPTDGRYGENPNRLQHYYQFQVLMKPSPENFQELYLGSLEAIGINPMEHDIRFVEDDWESPTLGAWGLGWEVWCDGMEVTQFTYFQQVGGYDCRPVPGELTYGLERLAMYIQGVDHFRDIAWNGPGVTYGDIYLQAEREYTEHNFDHTDAETLFRHFEDAEKACATLVEAELPLPAYDQCIKASHTFNLLDARGVISVTERAAYIGRVRNLARACATAWLASRGYLPAGEG, encoded by the coding sequence ATGAGCACGGCCACAGGTCGGGGCCTGCCGTTCCAGAACCTGATCCTTGAGCTCCAAGCCTATTGGGCCCGGCAGGGCTGCGTTGTGTTACAACCTTATGACATGGAGGTCGGTGCGGGCACCTTCCATTGGGCCACGACGCTTCGCAGCCTCGGGCCCGAACCGTGGAACGTCGCCTACGTGCAGCCGTCCCGGAGGCCGACCGACGGGCGTTACGGTGAGAACCCCAATCGGCTGCAGCACTACTATCAGTTCCAGGTTCTGATGAAGCCGAGCCCGGAGAACTTCCAGGAGCTTTACCTCGGCAGCCTCGAGGCGATTGGGATTAATCCCATGGAACATGACATCCGGTTCGTCGAAGACGACTGGGAAAGTCCCACCCTTGGCGCCTGGGGGCTGGGCTGGGAGGTGTGGTGTGACGGCATGGAGGTCACCCAGTTCACCTACTTCCAGCAGGTCGGCGGCTACGACTGTCGTCCGGTGCCGGGCGAGCTGACCTACGGGCTTGAGCGTCTCGCCATGTACATCCAGGGCGTCGATCACTTCCGCGATATCGCCTGGAACGGCCCCGGCGTCACATACGGCGATATCTACCTCCAGGCTGAGCGCGAATACACCGAACACAACTTCGACCACACCGACGCTGAGACCCTGTTCCGCCATTTCGAGGACGCTGAGAAGGCCTGCGCCACGCTGGTCGAGGCCGAGCTTCCGCTGCCAGCTTACGATCAGTGCATCAAGGCGAGCCACACCTTCAATCTGCTCGACGCGCGCGGCGTGATCAGCGTGACCGAACGCGCCGCCTATATCGGCCGCGTGCGCAACCTGGCGCGTGCCTGCGCCACCGCCTGGCTTGCCAGTCGCGGCTATCTCCCAGCCGGAGAGGGCTGA
- a CDS encoding pyruvate, phosphate dikinase yields the protein MTQWVYAFGGGASEGDASMKALLGGKGANLAEMASLGLPVPPGYTITTEACMAFYESGKAFPDGVETQAADALKAVEETVGRRFGDAADPLLVSVRSGAPVSMPGMMDTVLNLGLNDETVAGLATSSGDARFAWDSYRRFIQMYSDVVLGLDHGDFEDILDDVKDEEGVFEDARLTPEALKTVVSRYRAYVADRLGHPFPQDPNKQLWGAIRAVFASWHNQRAIDYRTIHDIPDDLGTAVNVQAMVFGNMGTDCATGVAFTRNPDNGANESFGEFLVNAQGEDVVAGIRTPHRIASTGDGSSMEEVMPKAFAELMAINAKLESHYRDMQDVEFTIEKDRLFMLQTRSGKRGIQAALKIAVDMADEGLITREEAVCRIDPKDLDRLLHPVPDPKAPRKVIARGLPGSPGAASGMAVFHADDAQAMSAEGRAVILVRPETSPEDIHGMHAARGILTKHGGQTSHAALVARGMGRPCVTGAGSIRVDTEAGTFGIGDISVKRGDVITIDGSTGEVILGEIPTIEPELSGEFATIMKWADTVRELKVRANAETPEDAAKAREFGAEGIGLCRTEHMFFEDERIIAMREMIMAEDESGRKAPLDRILPMQRDDFVALFRIMAGLPITIRLLDPPLHEFVPVSNHELEELASHMGADVEHVRIRAGSLKELNPMLGHRGCRLGISHPEIYAMQARAILEAAVEAETSEGAPVLLEIMVPLVATKRELDIIRSRIEAIAQQVREETGGDPQYQIGTMIELPRAALRAAEIAESAEFFSFGTNDLTQTTFGISRDDSGRFLERYQAEGVFEVDPFVSLDTEGVGELVAMASERGRTTRADIKLGICGEHGGDPASITFCQQTGLDYVSCSPYRVPIARLAAAQAAIRQKG from the coding sequence ATGACGCAATGGGTTTACGCCTTCGGGGGTGGGGCGTCGGAGGGCGATGCCTCGATGAAAGCCTTGCTGGGCGGCAAGGGTGCCAATCTTGCCGAGATGGCGAGCCTGGGCCTGCCGGTTCCCCCAGGCTACACGATCACGACCGAAGCATGCATGGCGTTCTACGAGTCCGGCAAGGCCTTCCCCGATGGCGTGGAAACGCAGGCCGCGGACGCGCTGAAGGCCGTCGAGGAGACCGTCGGCCGACGATTTGGCGATGCGGCGGACCCGCTTCTTGTCTCGGTGCGCTCCGGCGCGCCGGTCTCGATGCCGGGCATGATGGACACCGTGCTCAATCTGGGCCTCAACGACGAAACCGTCGCCGGCCTCGCGACCTCCAGCGGTGATGCGCGGTTCGCCTGGGACAGCTACCGCCGTTTCATCCAGATGTATTCCGACGTGGTGTTGGGCCTCGACCATGGTGACTTCGAGGACATCCTTGACGACGTGAAGGACGAGGAGGGTGTGTTCGAGGATGCCAGGCTGACCCCCGAGGCGCTCAAGACCGTGGTTTCGCGCTACCGCGCGTACGTTGCCGACCGGCTCGGCCACCCGTTCCCGCAGGACCCCAATAAGCAGCTCTGGGGCGCGATCCGGGCGGTGTTTGCCTCCTGGCACAACCAGCGCGCCATCGACTACCGCACGATCCACGACATCCCCGATGATCTCGGAACAGCCGTCAACGTTCAGGCGATGGTCTTCGGCAATATGGGCACCGACTGCGCCACAGGCGTTGCCTTCACGCGAAATCCCGATAACGGTGCCAACGAGAGCTTCGGAGAGTTTCTGGTGAACGCCCAGGGCGAGGACGTGGTGGCCGGTATCAGGACGCCGCATCGCATCGCTTCGACCGGCGACGGCTCGTCGATGGAAGAGGTCATGCCCAAGGCGTTTGCCGAGCTGATGGCGATCAACGCCAAGCTCGAAAGCCACTATCGCGACATGCAGGACGTCGAGTTCACGATCGAGAAGGATCGGCTCTTCATGCTGCAGACGCGTTCGGGCAAGCGTGGCATCCAGGCGGCGCTGAAGATCGCCGTGGACATGGCCGACGAGGGCCTGATCACGCGCGAGGAAGCGGTCTGCCGGATCGATCCCAAGGACCTCGACCGCCTGCTGCATCCGGTGCCCGACCCCAAGGCACCGCGCAAGGTCATCGCGCGCGGCTTGCCGGGTTCGCCGGGTGCCGCTTCGGGCATGGCGGTGTTCCATGCCGATGATGCCCAGGCGATGAGTGCCGAGGGCAGGGCCGTGATCCTGGTGCGGCCCGAGACCAGCCCCGAGGATATCCACGGCATGCATGCCGCTCGCGGCATTCTGACCAAGCATGGCGGCCAGACCAGCCATGCCGCGCTCGTCGCGCGCGGCATGGGTCGCCCATGTGTGACGGGTGCGGGTTCGATCCGCGTCGACACGGAAGCCGGAACCTTCGGCATCGGCGACATCAGCGTGAAGCGCGGCGATGTCATCACCATCGACGGCTCCACCGGCGAGGTGATCCTGGGCGAGATTCCGACCATTGAGCCGGAGCTCTCCGGCGAGTTCGCGACGATCATGAAATGGGCCGATACCGTGCGTGAACTCAAGGTGCGAGCCAACGCCGAGACGCCGGAGGACGCTGCCAAGGCGCGCGAATTCGGTGCCGAGGGCATCGGACTCTGCCGTACCGAGCACATGTTCTTCGAGGACGAGCGCATCATCGCCATGCGCGAGATGATCATGGCTGAGGACGAGTCCGGCCGTAAGGCACCGCTCGACCGCATCCTGCCGATGCAGCGCGACGACTTCGTCGCCCTGTTCCGCATCATGGCGGGCTTGCCGATCACGATCCGTCTGCTCGATCCGCCGTTGCACGAGTTCGTGCCCGTCAGCAACCACGAGCTGGAAGAGCTGGCAAGCCATATGGGAGCCGATGTCGAGCATGTCCGCATCCGTGCAGGATCGCTGAAGGAACTGAACCCGATGCTCGGTCATCGCGGCTGCCGCCTGGGCATCTCACACCCTGAGATCTATGCCATGCAGGCGCGGGCGATTCTGGAGGCGGCGGTCGAGGCGGAGACATCCGAGGGTGCGCCGGTCCTGCTGGAAATCATGGTGCCGCTGGTCGCAACGAAGCGGGAGCTCGACATCATCCGCAGTCGTATCGAAGCCATTGCGCAGCAGGTGCGCGAGGAGACCGGTGGCGACCCGCAATACCAGATCGGCACGATGATCGAGCTGCCGCGCGCCGCCCTGCGCGCCGCGGAGATCGCCGAAAGCGCGGAATTCTTCAGCTTCGGCACCAACGATCTGACCCAGACAACCTTTGGCATCAGCCGGGACGATTCCGGCCGCTTCCTGGAGCGTTATCAGGCCGAAGGCGTGTTCGAGGTCGATCCCTTCGTCAGTCTCGACACCGAAGGCGTGGGCGAGCTGGTCGCCATGGCGTCCGAACGGGGCCGAACCACGCGTGCCGATATCAAGCTCGGTATCTGTGGCGAGCACGGCGGCGATCCTGCCTCGATCACGTTCTGCCAGCAGACCGGCCTCGACTACGTCTCGTGCTCGCCATACCGCGTGCCGATTGCGCGTCTCGCGGCGGCCCAGGCAGCGATTCGCCAGAAAGGATGA
- a CDS encoding glycine--tRNA ligase subunit beta has protein sequence MAEFLLEVMSEEIPARMQCNGVKALHENLQRILDKERVRAEETEVHVTPRRLVVVLQGLPERQPDLHDERKGPRVGAPDKAVEGFARSAGVAVSDLEERETDKRAIWFARIHRPGRAIAELLAEAVPQAMADLTWPKSMRWGDHSARWVRPISSIVALLDGAAVPFAFGPVSSGQTTRGHRFLAPDPFEVTGFADYRDRLRAAHVIIDHAERRAIVAEGAAKLAEAEGLTVEDSPGLLDEVAGLVEWPVPVVGGFDPAFMEMPQEVLVTEMTRHQRCFPLRDAAGALAPRFVFTANMEGGDGGRIVTAGNERVLAARLSDGRHFWDQDRKRTLESRVPDLANIVFHTKLGTVAERVVRMEMLSEALADSVPGCDAALARRAAHLAKADLPSEMVGEFPELQGVMGACYARYDGEDEAVAAAVSEHYSPQGPSDACPTAPVSIVVALAEKLDTLVGFFAIDEKPTGSRDPFALRRAALGVIRLILENRLRMPLLGAFATAREAYGEWDGAAETVGDDLLAFFADRLKVHLRDEGVGHDLIDAVFAQGADDDLVRLMARVHALQAFLATEDGANLLSAYKRAANIVSIEERKDNRAFDGAVHDGKLAQDEERAVVVALATADAASGPALSEERFEDAMTALAALRRPVDAFFDHVTVNAEDVALRENRLNLLSAIRATMDRVADFSKIEG, from the coding sequence ATGGCCGAGTTCCTGCTTGAAGTAATGTCTGAAGAAATCCCTGCAAGAATGCAGTGCAACGGTGTTAAAGCTCTGCATGAGAACCTTCAGAGAATTCTTGACAAGGAGCGTGTTCGTGCTGAAGAAACAGAAGTTCATGTAACACCGCGGCGGCTGGTCGTGGTGCTGCAGGGGCTGCCGGAACGTCAGCCCGATCTCCATGATGAACGCAAGGGCCCCAGGGTCGGTGCGCCGGACAAGGCGGTCGAAGGTTTCGCCCGTTCGGCCGGCGTCGCCGTGTCGGATCTCGAGGAGCGCGAGACCGACAAGAGGGCCATCTGGTTTGCGCGGATCCACCGTCCCGGACGTGCCATCGCCGAGCTTCTGGCCGAAGCCGTGCCGCAGGCCATGGCCGACCTGACCTGGCCGAAGTCCATGCGCTGGGGTGACCATAGCGCCCGCTGGGTACGGCCGATCTCCTCGATCGTGGCGCTGCTCGACGGTGCGGCCGTGCCGTTCGCCTTCGGTCCCGTCAGCTCAGGCCAGACGACACGGGGCCACAGATTCCTGGCACCCGATCCATTCGAGGTCACCGGCTTTGCGGACTATCGCGATCGCCTGCGCGCCGCTCATGTCATCATCGACCACGCTGAGCGCCGGGCGATTGTTGCAGAGGGCGCTGCCAAACTCGCCGAAGCCGAGGGGCTCACGGTGGAAGACAGCCCCGGCCTGCTGGACGAGGTCGCAGGGCTTGTCGAATGGCCGGTGCCTGTTGTCGGCGGTTTCGATCCCGCCTTCATGGAAATGCCGCAGGAGGTGCTGGTCACCGAGATGACCCGGCACCAGCGTTGTTTCCCGCTGCGCGATGCTGCAGGCGCACTGGCGCCCCGCTTCGTCTTTACCGCCAACATGGAAGGCGGCGATGGCGGCCGGATCGTCACGGCCGGCAACGAGCGGGTGCTCGCCGCCCGGCTGTCGGACGGCCGCCACTTCTGGGATCAGGACCGCAAGCGGACGCTCGAGAGCCGCGTGCCGGACCTCGCCAACATCGTGTTCCACACGAAGCTGGGAACCGTCGCCGAGCGGGTTGTGCGCATGGAAATGCTGTCCGAGGCCCTGGCCGATTCGGTTCCCGGTTGCGATGCCGCCCTGGCCCGCCGCGCCGCCCATCTCGCCAAGGCTGATCTGCCGAGCGAGATGGTGGGAGAATTCCCGGAGTTGCAGGGCGTCATGGGCGCCTGCTATGCCCGCTACGACGGCGAGGACGAGGCCGTTGCCGCAGCTGTTTCCGAGCACTACAGCCCCCAGGGCCCGTCCGATGCTTGCCCCACAGCACCGGTCAGCATCGTTGTGGCGCTGGCCGAGAAGCTCGACACGCTTGTCGGTTTCTTTGCGATCGATGAAAAACCGACGGGTTCGCGCGATCCCTTTGCCTTACGCCGTGCAGCATTGGGTGTGATCCGGCTGATCCTCGAAAACCGCCTGCGGATGCCGCTTCTGGGCGCTTTTGCCACCGCACGCGAAGCCTATGGCGAATGGGACGGCGCCGCCGAGACCGTCGGCGACGATCTCCTCGCCTTCTTCGCCGACCGCCTGAAGGTGCATCTGCGTGACGAGGGCGTCGGGCATGATCTGATCGATGCGGTGTTCGCCCAGGGTGCCGATGACGATCTGGTTCGTCTGATGGCGCGGGTTCACGCGTTGCAGGCGTTTCTGGCGACCGAGGACGGTGCGAACCTGCTCAGTGCCTACAAGCGTGCAGCCAACATCGTGAGCATTGAAGAAAGGAAGGACAATCGGGCCTTCGATGGTGCGGTCCACGACGGTAAGCTTGCGCAGGACGAGGAGCGCGCCGTCGTGGTGGCCCTTGCGACGGCTGACGCGGCTTCTGGACCTGCGTTGTCAGAGGAACGGTTCGAGGATGCCATGACCGCGCTTGCCGCGCTGCGTCGGCCGGTCGACGCCTTCTTCGATCATGTCACGGTCAACGCGGAGGATGTTGCTCTGCGTGAGAACCGTTTGAACCTGCTGTCGGCGATCCGTGCAACCATGGACCGCGTCGCCGACTTCTCGAAGATCGAGGGTTAA
- the sucD gene encoding succinate--CoA ligase subunit alpha, which yields MAILLDENTRVIVQGFTGKTGTFHAQEAIDYGTNVVGGVTPGKGGTEHLGRPVFNTVREAVKTAGAEASLVLVPPPFAADGIMEAASAGIRFCVAITDGIPAQDMMHVKRYMRRYRFEDRMRLVGPNCAGVISPGRAMMGIMPGHIYKQGNVGIVGRSGTLGYEAASQMQALGIGISTSVGIGGDPINGSSFKDILELFEADPDTHAVMMIGEIGGPQEAEAAEYARNNMIKPVVAYVAGLTAPKGRRMGHAGAIISAFGESAAEKVEILKEAGVTVAPSPAELGSTMADVLG from the coding sequence ATGGCCATTCTGCTCGACGAGAACACCAGGGTCATCGTCCAGGGTTTCACCGGCAAGACCGGCACCTTTCACGCCCAGGAGGCGATCGACTACGGCACCAACGTCGTTGGTGGCGTCACCCCAGGCAAGGGCGGCACCGAGCATCTCGGCCGTCCGGTCTTCAACACCGTACGCGAAGCCGTGAAGACCGCGGGTGCGGAAGCCAGCCTCGTGCTCGTGCCGCCGCCGTTCGCTGCCGACGGCATCATGGAGGCGGCGTCCGCCGGCATCCGCTTCTGCGTCGCCATCACCGACGGCATCCCCGCCCAGGACATGATGCACGTGAAGCGCTACATGCGCCGCTACCGATTCGAGGACCGCATGCGGCTCGTCGGCCCCAACTGCGCGGGCGTGATCAGCCCTGGCCGCGCCATGATGGGCATCATGCCAGGTCATATCTACAAGCAGGGCAACGTCGGCATTGTCGGGCGTTCGGGAACGCTGGGCTACGAGGCCGCAAGCCAGATGCAGGCGCTCGGCATCGGCATCTCGACCAGCGTTGGCATCGGCGGCGACCCGATCAACGGCTCCAGCTTCAAGGACATCCTGGAGCTCTTCGAGGCCGATCCCGACACCCACGCTGTCATGATGATCGGCGAGATCGGGGGCCCCCAGGAAGCCGAAGCCGCCGAGTACGCCCGGAACAACATGATCAAGCCTGTCGTCGCCTATGTCGCCGGTCTCACGGCACCGAAGGGCCGCAGGATGGGCCACGCTGGCGCCATCATCTCGGCCTTCGGCGAAAGTGCGGCTGAGAAGGTGGAGATCCTGAAGGAGGCCGGTGTCACCGTGGCCCCGAGCCCGGCGGAACTCGGCAGCACGATGGCAGACGTGCTGGGTTAG
- a CDS encoding extracellular solute-binding protein, whose protein sequence is MKRLDASKLDVNQITDGIRGGKYSRREIHSILGAFGFGMAVVPLTTGAHAQEEIPAESCGDDSAPLTFTWAGYDDVNLHKQYVEKYGCASNFAFWGDEEEAFAKMRAGFEPDVMTPCTYELRRWFDAGLLAPIDTDLLSNWDQIIPTLKEVDNSIQGGNRVFVPMEWGQTSVTFRTDLAPEYVDVENHTWGILWDEKYSGRLSMIDSLIDGVAVASIYGGVENPYDLSDSADMELTANLLREQLPLLRYYSNTMSDIEQSLASGELVAAATWNSSITALRNQGLPVMFMQPREGAMTWICGLVRHPANDANDEEMVIKAHNVIDSYISAEAGVWGIITLGYGHANQRAYEMVSEEELSARGLSKNPEDLLSTGIFQIEMTPKEDIQRMFEEVKAGM, encoded by the coding sequence ATGAAGCGTCTTGATGCAAGCAAGCTGGATGTCAATCAGATCACTGACGGCATCCGCGGCGGCAAGTATTCCCGCCGTGAAATCCATTCGATCCTGGGGGCTTTCGGTTTCGGAATGGCCGTCGTGCCGCTGACCACCGGTGCGCACGCGCAGGAAGAGATTCCGGCAGAGAGCTGCGGCGACGATTCTGCTCCCCTGACCTTCACCTGGGCGGGCTACGACGATGTCAATCTCCACAAGCAGTACGTGGAGAAGTACGGCTGCGCCTCGAACTTCGCCTTCTGGGGCGACGAGGAAGAAGCCTTCGCCAAGATGCGCGCCGGCTTCGAGCCCGACGTCATGACGCCGTGCACCTATGAGCTGCGCCGCTGGTTCGATGCCGGCCTGCTGGCTCCGATCGACACCGACCTGCTCAGCAACTGGGACCAGATCATACCGACTCTGAAGGAAGTCGACAATTCGATCCAAGGCGGCAACCGCGTCTTCGTGCCGATGGAATGGGGGCAGACCTCGGTCACCTTCCGCACCGATCTCGCGCCCGAGTACGTCGACGTCGAGAACCACACCTGGGGCATCCTGTGGGATGAGAAGTATTCGGGCCGTCTGTCGATGATCGACAGCCTGATCGACGGTGTTGCAGTGGCTTCGATCTACGGCGGCGTCGAGAACCCGTACGACCTCAGCGACTCCGCCGACATGGAGCTGACCGCCAACCTGCTGCGCGAGCAGCTGCCGCTGCTGCGCTACTACTCGAACACGATGTCGGACATCGAGCAGTCGCTCGCTTCCGGTGAGCTGGTTGCCGCTGCGACGTGGAACAGTTCGATCACGGCGCTACGCAACCAGGGCCTGCCGGTCATGTTCATGCAGCCCAGGGAAGGCGCGATGACCTGGATATGCGGCTTGGTCCGTCATCCTGCCAACGACGCCAATGACGAAGAGATGGTGATCAAGGCGCACAACGTCATCGACTCCTATATCTCGGCCGAGGCCGGCGTCTGGGGGATCATCACCCTCGGTTATGGTCACGCCAACCAGCGCGCCTACGAGATGGTGTCCGAAGAAGAGCTTTCGGCCCGCGGTCTCTCGAAGAACCCGGAGGACCTGCTCTCGACCGGCATCTTCCAGATCGAGATGACTCCGAAGGAAGACATCCAGCGCATGTTCGAGGAAGTCAAGGCCGGCATGTAA
- a CDS encoding HAD hydrolase-like protein has protein sequence MRFQAISFDCYGTLIDWDTGIGLWLENWASLKGIAVQTHELLEDFARHQRAEQTRQPFQSYRMVLGNAFRNLGAQTGVETTDGEADEFAATAGTWPPFEDTVAALRELKRQGRVLAVISNVDNDLFTETRELLGEPFDIAITAEDVQGYKPEPPHFNALRAAITDRGIAEEALLHTARSRFHDIATANALGWSNCLVDRRHDKPGRGVGLPSDAVPTWTVTSMAGFINLLTEIDPV, from the coding sequence GTGCGGTTTCAGGCCATCAGCTTCGATTGCTACGGCACGCTGATCGACTGGGACACCGGTATCGGATTGTGGTTGGAGAACTGGGCATCGTTGAAGGGCATTGCCGTCCAGACGCATGAGCTGCTTGAGGATTTCGCGCGTCATCAGCGGGCCGAGCAGACCAGGCAGCCATTCCAGTCCTACCGCATGGTTCTGGGCAACGCATTTCGCAACCTCGGGGCGCAGACCGGTGTCGAAACGACGGATGGCGAGGCTGACGAGTTCGCTGCCACCGCCGGGACCTGGCCGCCGTTCGAGGATACGGTCGCCGCGCTGAGGGAGCTCAAGCGGCAGGGCCGTGTGCTCGCCGTTATCAGCAATGTCGACAACGACCTTTTCACCGAAACCCGCGAATTGCTGGGCGAACCCTTCGATATCGCCATCACGGCCGAGGATGTGCAGGGCTACAAGCCGGAGCCGCCCCATTTCAACGCCCTGCGTGCAGCGATCACGGATCGCGGCATCGCCGAGGAGGCGCTGCTTCACACCGCCCGCAGCCGGTTTCACGACATCGCGACGGCCAATGCGCTCGGCTGGTCCAACTGCTTGGTCGACCGCCGCCATGACAAGCCGGGTCGCGGCGTCGGCCTGCCGTCCGATGCCGTGCCGACGTGGACGGTGACCAGCATGGCAGGCTTCATCAATCTGCTGACGGAGATTGATCCGGTCTGA
- a CDS encoding aminomethyl transferase family protein, with translation MSNTSNYASAHATVRISAKRFNMSPWMPAYLTDKALLGRRFYALGLGDDPISDYWHLRRQTALYDVPEHPIEISGPDACALLDKVFCRDISKLHEGRAIYAISCNQHGGILMDGVLMKRARTASGMSWPTVSSCPGLRPTRSAWTSGSAIPIPGCCRSRGRAHSICCRTCSMAARQIRSGTSRSTRSQSTAIRSWPRAPAGPARWVSSSIRLRPKPWTAAPCSGTSWPRAKRMA, from the coding sequence ATGAGCAACACCTCGAACTATGCCAGCGCGCACGCCACCGTGCGCATCAGCGCGAAACGTTTCAACATGTCGCCCTGGATGCCGGCATACCTCACGGACAAGGCCCTTCTGGGCCGCCGCTTCTACGCGCTGGGGCTCGGTGACGACCCGATCAGCGACTACTGGCACCTGCGCCGACAGACTGCGCTCTATGACGTGCCCGAGCATCCGATCGAGATCTCCGGGCCGGACGCCTGTGCCCTGCTTGACAAGGTGTTCTGTCGCGACATCTCGAAGCTGCACGAGGGGCGTGCGATTTATGCCATCAGCTGCAACCAGCACGGCGGCATTCTGATGGACGGCGTGCTGATGAAGCGGGCGAGAACCGCTTCTGGTATGTCCTGGCCGACGGTGAGTTCCTGCCCTGGCTTGAGGCCCACGCGCTCGGCATGGACGTCCGGATCAGCGATCCCGATTCCTGGGTGCTGCAGATCCAGGGGCCGCGCTCACTCGATATGCTGCCGGACCTGCTCGATGGCGGCGCGCCAGATCCGTTCAGGTACTTCTCGGTCCACGAGGTCGCAATCGACGGCCATCCGTTCCTGGCCTCGCGCACCGGCTGGACCGGCGAGATGGGTTTCGAGCTCTATCCGCTTGCGCCCGAAGCCATGGACGGCCGCGCCATGTTCCGGCACATCCTGGCCAAGGGCGAAACGCATGGCCTGA
- a CDS encoding DUF1989 domain-containing protein produces the protein MTTGTIPAGHNNAFRATAGQRFRLTTPKRQQSADFLADHSKPAQDLWRRAAA, from the coding sequence ATGACCACCGGCACGATCCCTGCGGGCCACAACAACGCCTTCCGCGCCACGGCAGGGCAGCGCTTCCGTCTGACGACACCGAAGCGCCAGCAGTCCGCCGACTTCCTCGCCGATCACTCCAAACCCGCCCAGGATCTCTGGCGGCGGGCGGCTGCCTAA